One Pseudomonas lalucatii genomic window carries:
- the rpoZ gene encoding DNA-directed RNA polymerase subunit omega, translated as MARVTVEDCLDNVDNRFELVMLATKRSRQLATGGKEPKLAWENDKPTVVALREIAAGLVDYDVIAQDEIVEEEPLFAAFEEEANEPL; from the coding sequence ATGGCCCGCGTAACCGTCGAAGATTGCCTGGACAACGTTGATAACCGCTTCGAGCTGGTCATGCTCGCCACCAAGCGTTCGCGCCAGCTCGCCACCGGCGGCAAAGAGCCGAAGCTGGCCTGGGAAAACGACAAGCCGACCGTGGTCGCCCTGCGCGAAATCGCCGCCGGCCTGGTCGACTATGACGTCATCGCCCAGGACGAGATCGTCGAGGAAGAGCCGCTGTTCGCCGCCTTCGAGGAAGAGGCCAACGAGCCTCTGTAA
- a CDS encoding hydrogen peroxide-inducible genes activator, translating into MTLTELRYIVTLAQEQHFGRAAERCHVSQPTLSVGVKKLEDELGVLIFERSKSAVRLTPVGEGIVTQAQKVLEQAQSIRELAQAGKNQLAAPLKIGAIYTVGPYLFPHLIPQLHRVAPQMPLYIEENFTHVLRDKLRTGELDAIIIALPFQEADVLTKPLYDEPFYALMPAGHPWAELKSIDSKLLNDKSLLLLGEGHCFRDQVLEACPTLRKGGEEHAKHTTVESSSLETIRHMVASGLGVSILPFSAVDSHHYAPGVIEVRPLSAPAPFRTVAIAWRASFPRPSAIEVLSDSIRLCSVAHPQAKSA; encoded by the coding sequence ATGACCCTCACCGAACTGCGCTATATCGTCACCCTCGCCCAGGAACAGCATTTCGGCCGCGCCGCCGAACGCTGCCATGTCAGCCAGCCGACCCTGTCGGTGGGGGTGAAGAAGCTCGAGGACGAACTCGGCGTGCTGATCTTCGAGCGCAGCAAGAGCGCGGTGCGCCTGACCCCGGTCGGCGAGGGCATCGTCACCCAGGCGCAGAAGGTGCTGGAGCAGGCCCAGAGCATCCGCGAGCTGGCCCAGGCCGGCAAGAACCAGCTGGCCGCGCCGCTGAAGATCGGCGCCATCTACACGGTCGGCCCCTACCTGTTTCCCCACCTGATCCCCCAGCTGCACCGGGTCGCCCCGCAGATGCCGCTGTATATCGAGGAAAACTTCACCCACGTGCTGCGCGACAAGCTGCGCACCGGCGAACTGGACGCCATCATCATCGCCCTGCCGTTCCAGGAGGCCGATGTGCTGACCAAGCCGCTGTACGACGAGCCCTTCTATGCGCTGATGCCGGCCGGCCATCCCTGGGCCGAGCTGAAGAGCATCGACAGCAAGCTGCTCAACGACAAGAGCCTGCTGCTGCTGGGCGAGGGCCACTGCTTCCGCGATCAGGTGCTGGAGGCCTGCCCCACCCTGCGCAAGGGCGGTGAGGAGCACGCCAAGCACACCACGGTGGAGTCCAGCTCGCTGGAGACCATCCGCCACATGGTCGCCTCGGGTCTCGGCGTGTCGATCCTGCCGTTCTCCGCGGTGGACAGCCACCACTACGCCCCCGGGGTGATCGAGGTGCGCCCGCTCAGTGCCCCGGCGCCGTTCCGTACCGTGGCCATCGCCTGGCGCGCCAGCTTCCCGCGGCCAAGCGCCATCGAGGTGCTGTCCGACTCGATCCGCCTCTGTTCGGTGGCCCACCCGCAAGCCAAGAGCGCCTAG
- a CDS encoding exodeoxyribonuclease III, producing the protein MRIISVNVNGIHAAVERGLLSWLQAQNADVICLQDTRASAFELDDQAFQLDGYFLYACDAEVPSQGGVALYSRLQPKAVISGLGFEMADRYGRYLQADFDKVSIATLLLPSGQGGDESLNQKFKFMDDFTHYLDKQRRKRREYIYCGSLYVAHQKLDVKNWRDCQQSPGFLAPERAWLDEVIGSMGYVDALREVSREGEQFSWWPDSEQAELLNLGYRFDYQLLTPGMRRNVRTARLPRQPRFSQHAPLIVDYDWILSL; encoded by the coding sequence ATGCGGATCATCAGTGTGAACGTGAATGGTATTCATGCTGCAGTCGAGCGCGGTTTGCTCAGCTGGCTGCAAGCACAGAATGCCGACGTCATCTGCCTGCAGGACACCCGCGCCTCCGCCTTTGAGCTGGACGACCAAGCCTTCCAACTGGACGGCTATTTCCTCTATGCCTGCGATGCTGAAGTGCCGAGCCAAGGTGGCGTGGCACTCTATTCGCGGTTGCAACCCAAGGCGGTAATCAGTGGACTCGGCTTTGAGATGGCCGATCGCTACGGGCGCTACCTGCAGGCCGATTTCGACAAGGTGAGTATCGCCACCCTGCTGCTGCCATCCGGGCAGGGCGGCGACGAGAGCTTGAACCAGAAGTTCAAGTTCATGGACGACTTCACCCATTATCTGGACAAGCAGCGCCGCAAGCGCCGCGAGTACATCTATTGCGGCTCGCTGTACGTGGCGCATCAGAAGCTGGACGTGAAGAACTGGCGCGACTGCCAGCAGTCGCCGGGCTTCCTCGCGCCGGAACGCGCCTGGCTCGACGAGGTGATCGGCAGCATGGGCTATGTCGATGCCCTGCGCGAAGTCAGTCGCGAGGGCGAGCAGTTCAGCTGGTGGCCGGACAGCGAGCAGGCCGAGCTGCTCAATCTGGGTTATCGCTTCGACTATCAGCTGCTCACGCCCGGCATGCGCCGCAACGTGCGCACCGCACGCCTGCCGCGCCAGCCGCGCTTCTCGCAGCACGCGCCGCTGATCGTCGACTACGACTGGATCCTCAGCCTGTAA
- a CDS encoding DUF4124 domain-containing protein: MHRPALIHCSLLFGMLLPLAAGAAELYRYVDDQGITVLSRQGVPPEFIAKGYEVLNEQGRVIQVVPPAPSAAERRRLLADKARAGSDAQLLRLYSGPEDVDRALERKLAELDALIGVARGNLQSARTQQGNLQSQAAEHERAGRAVPEHLLAQIGNQLAEQQRLQQDIARYQEARQQARASFAADRARLSELLGARP; encoded by the coding sequence ATGCACAGACCGGCCCTGATCCACTGTTCGCTGCTGTTCGGCATGCTGCTGCCGCTCGCGGCCGGCGCCGCCGAGCTGTACCGCTATGTCGACGATCAGGGCATCACCGTGCTCAGTCGCCAGGGCGTGCCGCCGGAGTTCATCGCCAAGGGCTACGAGGTGCTCAACGAGCAGGGGCGGGTGATCCAGGTGGTGCCGCCGGCGCCCAGTGCCGCGGAGCGTCGGCGGCTGCTGGCCGACAAGGCCCGGGCCGGCAGCGATGCGCAGTTGCTGCGGCTGTATAGCGGGCCGGAGGATGTCGACCGCGCCCTCGAGCGCAAGCTGGCCGAGCTGGACGCCCTGATCGGCGTGGCCCGCGGCAACCTGCAGTCGGCGCGCACCCAGCAGGGCAACCTGCAGAGCCAGGCCGCCGAGCACGAACGTGCCGGGCGTGCGGTGCCGGAGCACCTGCTGGCGCAGATCGGCAATCAACTGGCCGAGCAGCAGCGTCTGCAGCAGGACATCGCCCGCTACCAGGAGGCGCGCCAGCAGGCCAGGGCCAGTTTCGCCGCCGATCGGGCGCGGCTCAGCGAGTTGCTGGGCGCGCGCCCCTAG
- a CDS encoding DUF4870 domain-containing protein, with translation MEQQELVPSPGPEARKWAMFCHYAAFFWFLVPMVGNVIGPLIIWQMKKDSAAFVDDQGKEALNFQITFSLAMMICGVLAWVIIGFPLMLLVSVVALVLTIIAGIKANAGEVYRYPLCWRLVK, from the coding sequence ATGGAGCAGCAGGAACTCGTGCCGAGCCCCGGCCCGGAAGCGCGCAAGTGGGCGATGTTCTGTCATTACGCGGCGTTCTTCTGGTTTCTGGTGCCCATGGTCGGCAACGTGATCGGGCCGCTGATCATCTGGCAGATGAAGAAGGACAGCGCCGCCTTCGTCGATGACCAGGGCAAGGAGGCGCTGAATTTCCAGATCACCTTCAGCCTGGCCATGATGATCTGCGGCGTGCTGGCCTGGGTCATCATCGGCTTCCCGCTGATGTTGCTGGTCAGCGTGGTGGCGCTGGTGCTGACGATCATCGCCGGCATCAAGGCCAATGCCGGCGAGGTCTATCGCTACCCGCTGTGCTGGCGCCTGGTGAAGTAA
- a CDS encoding YicC/YloC family endoribonuclease translates to MIHSMTAFARAEQAGPNGTLSWELRSVNHRYLEPHLRLPEAFRDLEGAVREALRQGLSRGKVECTLRFAEDNAGKPLQLDRERAAQLVAAAESVAALIQQPAPLNPLEVLAWPGVLVADAADPQALNKTALSLFNQALGELKNGRGREGAELAKLLNERLDGILAEVAALRELVPQMLEAQRQKVLERCAEMQVELDPQRLEQELVLLAQKSDVAEELDRLATHVGEVRRVLKAGGAAGRRLDFLMQELNREANTLGSKAFDPRSTQAAVNLKVLIEQMREQVQNIE, encoded by the coding sequence ATGATCCACAGCATGACGGCCTTCGCCCGCGCCGAACAGGCCGGGCCAAACGGCACCCTGAGCTGGGAGCTGCGTTCGGTCAACCATCGCTACCTGGAACCCCACCTGCGCCTGCCGGAAGCCTTCCGCGACCTCGAGGGCGCGGTGCGCGAGGCCCTGCGCCAGGGGCTGTCGCGGGGCAAGGTCGAGTGCACCCTGCGCTTCGCCGAGGACAATGCCGGCAAGCCGCTGCAGCTCGACCGCGAGCGCGCCGCCCAGCTGGTCGCCGCGGCGGAGAGCGTGGCGGCCCTGATCCAGCAGCCGGCCCCGCTCAATCCCCTGGAGGTGCTCGCCTGGCCCGGCGTACTGGTGGCCGACGCCGCCGATCCCCAGGCCCTCAACAAGACCGCCCTGAGCCTGTTCAACCAGGCCTTGGGCGAGCTGAAGAACGGCCGCGGGCGCGAAGGCGCCGAGCTGGCCAAGCTGCTGAACGAGCGCCTGGACGGCATCCTCGCGGAAGTCGCCGCCCTGCGCGAACTGGTGCCGCAGATGCTCGAGGCGCAGCGGCAGAAGGTCCTCGAGCGCTGTGCCGAGATGCAGGTCGAACTCGATCCCCAGCGCCTGGAGCAGGAGCTGGTGCTGCTGGCGCAGAAGAGCGACGTGGCCGAAGAACTCGACCGCCTCGCCACCCATGTCGGCGAGGTACGCCGCGTGCTCAAGGCCGGCGGCGCCGCCGGCCGGCGCCTGGACTTCCTCATGCAGGAACTCAACCGCGAGGCCAACACCCTCGGCTCCAAGGCCTTCGACCCGCGCAGCACCCAGGCGGCGGTCAACCTCAAGGTACTGATCGAGCAGATGCGCGAACAGGTGCAGAACATCGAATAG
- the spoT gene encoding bifunctional GTP diphosphokinase/guanosine-3',5'-bis pyrophosphate 3'-pyrophosphohydrolase, which yields MPSIDALADRLSTYLDGDQVNLVRRAYFYAEQAHDGQRRRSGEAYVTHPLAVAGILADMHMDHQSLMAAMLHDVIEDTGIAKEALNAQFGETVADLVDGVSKLTQMNFETKAEAQAENFQKMAMAMARDIRVILVKLADRLHNMRTLEVLSGEKRRRIAKETLEIYAPIANRLGMHSLRVEFEDLGFKAMHPMRSERIRAAVRRARGNRKEIVNKIEESLVHCLAREGLEGEVVGREKHLYGIYQKMRGKRRAFNEIMDVYAFRIVVDKVDTCYRVLGAVHNLYKPLPGRFKDYIAIPKANGYQSLHTTLFGMHGVPIEIQIRTREMEEMANNGIAAHWLYKSSDDDQPKGTHARARQWVKGVLEMQQRAGNSLEFIESVKIDLFPDEVYVFTPKGRIMELPKGSTAVDFAYAVHTDVGNTCIACRINRRLAPLSEPLQSGSTVEIVSAPGARPNPAWLNFVVTGKARTHIRHALKLQRRSESISLGERLLNKVLAGFDSHLDKLPAERVQAVLGEYRLELIEDLLEDIGLGNRMAYVVARRLLTEGGEEPPSAEGPLAIRGTEGLVLSYAKCCTPIPGDPIVGYLSAGKGMVVHLESCRNIGEIRHNPEKCIQLSWAKDVAGEFNVELRVELEHQRGLIALLAGSVNAADGNIEKISMDERDGRISVVQLVVSVHDRVHLARVIKKLRALAGVIRITRVRA from the coding sequence ATGCCGAGCATAGACGCCCTCGCCGATCGACTTTCGACCTATCTCGACGGCGATCAGGTCAACCTGGTGCGCCGCGCCTACTTCTACGCCGAGCAGGCCCACGACGGCCAGCGCCGGCGTAGCGGCGAAGCCTACGTCACCCACCCCCTGGCGGTGGCCGGCATCCTCGCCGACATGCACATGGACCATCAGAGCCTGATGGCCGCCATGCTGCACGACGTGATCGAAGACACCGGCATCGCCAAGGAAGCGCTCAACGCGCAGTTCGGCGAAACCGTGGCCGACCTGGTCGACGGGGTCAGCAAGCTGACCCAGATGAACTTCGAGACCAAGGCCGAGGCCCAGGCCGAGAACTTCCAGAAGATGGCCATGGCCATGGCCCGCGACATCCGCGTGATCCTGGTCAAGCTGGCCGACCGCCTGCACAACATGCGCACCCTGGAAGTGCTGTCCGGTGAGAAGCGCCGGCGCATCGCCAAGGAAACCCTGGAGATCTACGCCCCCATCGCCAACCGCCTGGGGATGCACAGCCTGCGCGTGGAATTCGAGGACCTGGGTTTCAAGGCCATGCACCCGATGCGTTCCGAGCGCATCCGCGCCGCGGTGCGCCGCGCCCGCGGCAACCGCAAGGAAATCGTCAACAAGATCGAGGAGTCCCTGGTCCACTGCCTGGCCCGCGAGGGCCTGGAAGGCGAGGTGGTCGGTCGCGAGAAGCACCTCTACGGCATCTACCAGAAGATGCGCGGCAAGCGCCGGGCGTTCAACGAGATCATGGACGTCTACGCCTTCCGCATCGTGGTCGACAAGGTCGACACCTGCTACCGCGTGCTCGGCGCCGTGCACAACCTGTACAAGCCGCTGCCCGGGCGCTTCAAGGACTACATCGCGATCCCCAAGGCCAACGGCTACCAGTCGCTGCACACCACCCTGTTCGGCATGCACGGGGTGCCCATCGAGATCCAGATCCGCACCCGCGAGATGGAGGAGATGGCCAACAACGGCATCGCCGCCCACTGGCTGTACAAGTCCAGCGACGACGACCAGCCCAAGGGCACCCATGCCCGCGCCCGCCAGTGGGTCAAGGGCGTGCTGGAGATGCAGCAACGCGCCGGCAACTCCCTGGAATTCATCGAGAGCGTGAAGATCGACCTGTTCCCCGACGAGGTCTACGTGTTCACGCCCAAGGGCCGCATCATGGAGCTGCCCAAGGGCTCCACCGCGGTGGACTTCGCCTACGCGGTGCACACCGACGTCGGCAACACCTGCATCGCCTGCCGCATCAACCGCCGCCTGGCGCCGCTGTCCGAGCCGCTGCAGAGCGGCTCCACCGTGGAGATCGTCAGCGCGCCGGGTGCCCGGCCGAACCCGGCCTGGCTCAATTTCGTGGTCACCGGCAAGGCGCGCACCCATATCCGCCATGCCCTCAAGCTGCAGCGCCGCTCCGAGTCGATCAGCCTCGGCGAGCGCCTGCTGAACAAGGTGCTGGCCGGCTTCGACAGCCACCTCGACAAGCTGCCGGCCGAACGGGTGCAGGCGGTACTCGGCGAGTACCGCCTGGAGCTGATCGAGGACCTGCTCGAGGACATCGGCCTGGGCAACCGCATGGCCTACGTGGTGGCCCGCCGCCTGCTCACCGAGGGCGGCGAGGAGCCGCCGAGCGCCGAGGGGCCGCTGGCGATCCGCGGCACCGAGGGCCTGGTGCTCAGCTATGCGAAATGCTGCACGCCGATCCCCGGCGACCCCATCGTCGGCTACCTCTCCGCCGGCAAGGGCATGGTGGTGCACCTGGAGAGCTGCCGGAACATCGGCGAGATCCGCCACAACCCGGAGAAGTGCATCCAGCTGTCCTGGGCCAAGGACGTCGCCGGCGAGTTCAACGTCGAGCTGCGCGTCGAGCTGGAGCACCAGCGCGGCCTGATCGCCCTGCTGGCCGGCAGCGTCAACGCCGCCGACGGCAACATCGAGAAGATCAGCATGGACGAGCGCGACGGCCGCATCAGCGTGGTCCAGCTGGTGGTCAGCGTGCACGACCGCGTGCACCTGGCGCGGGTGATCAAGAAGCTCCGCGCCCTCGCCGGGGTGATCCGCATCACCCGCGTACGCGCCTGA
- a CDS encoding SDR family oxidoreductase: MTRSVRVLIAGCGDVGTRLGLRLAAAGWQVHGLRRAAQQLPAPIIPVAGDLQDEACPPAWPGGELDYLVYCAAAEQRDEAGYRAIYVEGLRRVLAWLARHGQRPRRLLFVSSSGVYGQQDGEWVDEDSPAEATGFSGRVLREAEQLALHCGLAASVVRLAGLYGPGRQWLLEQVRQGYRVASEPPLYANRIHVEDAAGLLACLLQADAQGAALADCYLGVDDAPVALHEVLAWLREQLGVSHWAAEATVRRAGSKRCSNARARALGWVPRYPSYREGYGEMLAGAPLRP, from the coding sequence ATGACGCGTTCTGTGAGGGTGTTGATCGCCGGCTGTGGCGATGTCGGCACGCGCCTGGGGCTGCGCCTGGCCGCGGCCGGTTGGCAGGTGCATGGCCTGCGCCGCGCGGCGCAGCAGCTACCGGCCCCGATCATCCCGGTGGCCGGCGACCTGCAGGACGAGGCCTGTCCGCCGGCCTGGCCCGGCGGCGAGCTGGATTACCTGGTGTACTGCGCGGCGGCCGAGCAGCGCGACGAGGCCGGCTACCGGGCCATCTACGTCGAGGGGTTGCGCCGGGTGCTGGCCTGGCTGGCGCGGCACGGGCAGCGGCCCAGGCGCCTGCTGTTCGTCTCCAGCAGCGGGGTCTATGGCCAGCAGGACGGCGAATGGGTCGACGAAGACTCGCCGGCCGAGGCCACGGGCTTTTCCGGGCGGGTGCTGCGCGAGGCCGAGCAGCTGGCCCTGCACTGCGGCCTCGCGGCCAGCGTGGTGCGCCTGGCCGGGCTCTACGGGCCGGGACGGCAGTGGCTGCTCGAGCAGGTGCGCCAGGGCTACCGGGTGGCCAGCGAGCCGCCGCTGTACGCCAACCGCATCCACGTCGAGGATGCCGCCGGCCTGCTGGCGTGCCTGCTGCAGGCCGATGCCCAGGGCGCGGCGCTGGCGGACTGCTATCTGGGCGTCGACGACGCGCCGGTCGCCCTGCACGAGGTGCTGGCCTGGCTGCGCGAGCAGCTGGGGGTCAGCCACTGGGCCGCGGAGGCGACGGTGCGTCGCGCCGGCAGCAAGCGCTGCAGCAACGCCCGGGCCAGGGCGCTGGGCTGGGTGCCGCGCTACCCGAGCTACCGCGAAGGCTACGGGGAGATGCTCGCCGGGGCGCCGCTCAGGCCCTAG
- the rph gene encoding ribonuclease PH: protein MKRPSGRAADQLRPIRLTRNYTKHAEGSVLVEFGDTKVICTVSVESGVPRFLKGQGQGWLTAEYGMLPRATGERNQREASRGKQGGRTLEIQRLIGRSLRAALDMSKLGENTLYVDCDVIQADGGTRTASITGAMVALVDALKVIKKRGGLKGGDPLKQMIAAVSVGMYQGEPVLDLDYLEDSAAETDLNVVMTSAGGFIEVQGTAEGAPFQPEELNAMLALARQGMGELFELQQAALAD from the coding sequence ATGAAACGTCCCAGTGGCCGCGCCGCCGATCAGTTGCGCCCGATCCGCCTCACCCGCAACTACACCAAGCATGCCGAGGGCTCGGTCCTGGTGGAGTTCGGTGATACCAAGGTGATCTGCACGGTCAGCGTCGAGTCGGGCGTGCCGCGCTTCCTCAAGGGCCAGGGTCAGGGCTGGCTGACCGCCGAGTACGGCATGCTGCCGCGCGCCACCGGCGAGCGGAACCAGCGCGAGGCCAGCCGCGGCAAGCAGGGCGGGCGTACCCTGGAGATCCAGCGGCTGATCGGCCGTTCGCTGCGCGCGGCCCTGGACATGTCCAAGCTCGGCGAGAACACCCTGTACGTCGACTGCGACGTGATCCAGGCGGACGGCGGTACTCGCACCGCCTCGATCACCGGCGCCATGGTGGCCCTGGTCGATGCCCTGAAGGTGATCAAGAAGCGCGGCGGCCTCAAGGGCGGCGATCCGCTCAAGCAGATGATCGCCGCCGTGTCGGTGGGCATGTACCAGGGCGAGCCGGTGCTGGACCTCGACTACCTGGAGGACTCGGCCGCCGAGACCGACCTGAACGTGGTGATGACCAGCGCCGGTGGCTTCATCGAGGTGCAGGGTACCGCCGAAGGCGCGCCGTTCCAGCCCGAGGAGCTGAACGCGATGCTGGCGCTGGCCCGGCAGGGCATGGGCGAGCTGTTCGAGTTGCAGCAGGCGGCGCTGGCCGACTGA
- the pyrE gene encoding orotate phosphoribosyltransferase gives MQAYQRDFIRFAIERGVLRFGEFTLKSGRTSPYFFNAGLFDSGLALARLGRFYAAAVVDSGIPFDVLFGPAYKGIPLAATTAVALAEHHQRDLPWCFNRKEAKAHGEGGTLVGAPLAGKVLIIDDVITAGTAIREVMQIIQAQGAQAAGVLIALNREERGQGQLSAIQEVERDFGMPVVSIVSLEQVLEYLAGDAQLRQYLPAVEAYRAEYGI, from the coding sequence ATGCAAGCGTACCAGCGCGACTTCATTCGTTTTGCCATCGAGCGCGGCGTGCTGCGCTTCGGTGAGTTCACCCTCAAGTCCGGGCGCACCAGCCCCTATTTCTTCAACGCCGGGCTGTTCGACAGCGGCCTGGCGCTGGCTCGGCTCGGGCGCTTCTACGCGGCGGCGGTGGTCGACAGCGGAATTCCCTTCGACGTGCTGTTCGGTCCGGCCTACAAGGGCATCCCCCTGGCGGCGACCACCGCGGTGGCCCTGGCCGAGCACCACCAGCGCGACCTGCCCTGGTGCTTCAACCGCAAGGAAGCCAAGGCTCATGGCGAAGGCGGCACCCTGGTTGGTGCGCCGCTGGCCGGCAAGGTGCTGATCATCGACGACGTGATCACCGCCGGCACGGCCATTCGCGAGGTGATGCAGATCATCCAGGCTCAGGGCGCCCAGGCCGCCGGCGTGCTGATCGCGCTGAACCGCGAGGAGCGTGGCCAGGGCCAGCTGTCGGCGATACAGGAGGTCGAGCGCGACTTCGGCATGCCGGTGGTGAGCATCGTGTCGCTCGAGCAGGTGCTCGAGTACCTGGCGGGCGACGCGCAACTGCGCCAGTATCTACCGGCGGTGGAGGCGTACCGCGCCGAGTATGGAATCTAA
- a CDS encoding RidA family protein, which yields MSKSVINSDKAPAAIGTYSQAIKAGNTVYISGQIPLDPKTMELVDGFEAQTVQVFENLKAVAEAAGGSFKDIVKLNIFLTDLAHFATVNEVMGRYFQQPYPARAAIGVAALPRGSQVEMDAILVLE from the coding sequence ATGAGCAAGAGCGTCATCAACAGCGACAAGGCCCCGGCCGCCATCGGCACCTACTCCCAGGCGATCAAGGCCGGCAACACCGTCTACATCTCCGGGCAGATTCCGCTGGACCCCAAGACCATGGAACTGGTCGACGGCTTCGAGGCGCAGACCGTGCAGGTGTTCGAGAACCTCAAGGCGGTGGCCGAGGCCGCCGGCGGTTCGTTCAAGGACATCGTCAAGCTGAACATCTTCCTCACCGACCTGGCCCACTTCGCCACCGTCAACGAGGTCATGGGCCGCTACTTCCAGCAGCCCTACCCGGCCCGCGCCGCCATCGGCGTAGCCGCCCTGCCGCGCGGCTCGCAAGTGGAAATGGACGCTATCCTGGTACTGGAATAA
- the gmk gene encoding guanylate kinase, whose product MTTTTGTLYIVSAPSGAGKTSLVKALIDSEPLIRVSVSHTTRAMRPGEADGVNYHFVDHQQFHAMLDQNAFLEHAEVFGNLYGTSQRWVEQTLAEGYDLILEIDWQGAQQVRRLMPQSKSIFILPPTQEALRHRLTNRGQDSGEIIEQRMREAVSEMSHYVEYDYLVINDDFAHALSDLKAIFRANQLAQGVQQQRHSGLLGELLA is encoded by the coding sequence ATGACCACTACCACCGGCACCCTCTATATCGTTTCCGCCCCCTCCGGCGCCGGCAAGACCAGCCTGGTCAAGGCGCTGATCGACAGCGAGCCGCTGATCCGCGTCTCGGTCTCCCACACCACCCGCGCCATGCGTCCCGGGGAAGCCGACGGGGTGAACTACCATTTCGTCGACCACCAGCAGTTCCACGCCATGCTCGACCAGAATGCCTTTCTCGAGCACGCCGAGGTGTTCGGCAACCTCTACGGCACCTCCCAGCGCTGGGTCGAGCAGACCCTCGCCGAAGGCTACGACCTGATTCTGGAAATCGACTGGCAGGGCGCGCAGCAGGTACGCCGGCTGATGCCCCAGTCCAAGTCGATCTTCATCCTGCCGCCGACCCAGGAGGCGCTGCGTCACCGCCTGACCAACCGCGGCCAGGACAGTGGCGAGATCATCGAGCAGCGCATGCGCGAGGCGGTCAGCGAGATGAGCCACTACGTCGAGTACGACTACCTGGTGATCAACGACGACTTCGCCCATGCCCTCAGCGACCTCAAGGCCATCTTCCGCGCCAACCAGCTCGCCCAGGGCGTTCAGCAGCAACGCCACAGCGGCCTGCTCGGCGAGCTGCTGGCCTGA
- the argB gene encoding acetylglutamate kinase, producing MTLERDAAAQVAKVLSEALPYIRRFVGKTLVIKYGGNAMESEDLKQGFARDIVLMKAVGINPVVVHGGGPQIGDLLKRLSIESHFIDGMRVTDTATMDVVEMVLGGQVNKSIVNLINQHGGSAIGLTGKDAGLIRAKKLKVSRQTPEMTQPEIIDIGHVGEVTGINTELLNMLVKGDFIPVIAPIGVGPDGESYNINADLVAGKVAEALKAEKLMLLTNIAGLMDKQGEVLTGLTTEQVDGLIADGTIYGGMLPKIRCALEAVQGGVTSAHIIDGRVPNAVLLEIFTDSGVGTLICNRKRQ from the coding sequence ATGACCCTCGAGCGTGATGCCGCCGCCCAGGTGGCCAAGGTTCTATCCGAAGCCCTGCCCTATATCCGCCGCTTCGTCGGCAAGACCCTGGTGATCAAGTACGGCGGCAACGCCATGGAGAGCGAAGACCTCAAGCAAGGCTTTGCCCGCGACATCGTGCTGATGAAGGCGGTCGGCATCAACCCGGTAGTGGTGCACGGCGGCGGTCCGCAGATCGGCGACCTGCTCAAGCGCCTGTCGATCGAAAGCCACTTCATCGATGGCATGCGCGTCACCGACACCGCCACCATGGACGTGGTGGAGATGGTGCTCGGCGGCCAGGTCAACAAGAGCATCGTCAACCTGATCAACCAGCATGGCGGCAGCGCCATCGGCCTGACCGGCAAGGATGCCGGGCTGATCCGCGCCAAGAAACTCAAGGTCTCGCGCCAGACCCCGGAGATGACCCAGCCGGAAATCATCGACATCGGCCATGTCGGCGAGGTCACCGGGATCAACACCGAGCTGCTGAACATGCTGGTCAAGGGCGACTTCATCCCAGTGATCGCGCCCATCGGCGTCGGTCCGGACGGCGAGTCCTACAACATCAACGCCGACCTGGTGGCGGGCAAGGTCGCCGAGGCGCTGAAGGCCGAGAAGCTGATGCTGCTGACCAACATCGCCGGCCTGATGGACAAGCAGGGTGAGGTGCTGACCGGCCTGACCACCGAACAGGTCGACGGCCTGATCGCCGACGGCACCATCTACGGCGGCATGCTGCCGAAGATCCGCTGCGCCCTGGAGGCGGTGCAGGGCGGGGTGACCAGCGCCCACATCATCGACGGCCGGGTGCCCAACGCGGTGCTGCTGGAGATCTTCACCGACAGCGGCGTCGGCACCCTGATCTGCAACCGCAAGCGCCAGTAA